In Candidatus Methanomethylicota archaeon, the following proteins share a genomic window:
- a CDS encoding HEPN domain-containing protein: MCSMNYVELLYKRSRMFYDYAIVAFERGNYDMTVFMCEQAAQLSLKAILLRILGFIPRVHGIRELLGSLSKALEGLGKAELSLNISRFVEGNREDLRSLEEAYTSSRYIARVYEREDALRSLKVVEKLFKLIEKVEGDVFPH; encoded by the coding sequence ATGTGCTCTATGAATTATGTTGAGCTTTTATATAAGCGTAGTAGAATGTTTTATGATTATGCAATTGTAGCTTTTGAGAGAGGCAACTACGATATGACTGTGTTTATGTGTGAGCAAGCAGCTCAACTCAGCTTAAAGGCCATTCTCCTCAGAATTCTGGGATTTATACCGAGAGTGCATGGAATTAGAGAGCTTCTTGGATCATTATCTAAAGCTCTGGAAGGTCTTGGTAAAGCAGAACTTTCATTGAACATATCAAGATTTGTTGAAGGTAATAGAGAAGATCTTAGATCCCTTGAAGAAGCTTATACGAGTTCAAGGTACATAGCTAGAGTTTATGAAAGGGAAGATGCATTAAGATCTCTGAAGGTTGTTGAGAAGTTGTTTAAGCTTATTGAGAAGGTTGAGGGTGATGTCTTCCCCCATTAA
- a CDS encoding nucleotidyltransferase domain-containing protein: MSSPINDIAVETQVWRLKELLKWRKYIEILVEAVREVFDGDVEVYVFGSAVEGRLTIDSDIDVAIVVREVPKSGLERARLLDKLWRIMESSGVPWWYPFEIHLLTKEELTLLRDSKLVKVL, encoded by the coding sequence ATGTCTTCCCCCATTAATGATATAGCTGTAGAGACCCAAGTTTGGAGGCTTAAAGAGCTTTTGAAGTGGCGTAAATATATTGAAATACTAGTTGAAGCGGTAAGGGAAGTTTTTGATGGAGATGTGGAAGTTTATGTTTTTGGCTCAGCAGTTGAGGGTAGACTTACAATTGATAGTGACATAGATGTAGCTATAGTGGTTAGGGAGGTTCCTAAAAGTGGTTTGGAGAGAGCTAGGTTGCTTGACAAGTTGTGGAGAATTATGGAGTCAAGTGGGGTACCATGGTGGTATCCATTTGAAATACACCTTCTAACCAAAGAAGAACTAACACTATTACGCGACTCTAAGCTTGTTAAAGTCTTATAA